The DNA region catgtccgactctgtgtgaccccacggactgcagcctaccaggctgctctatccatgggactttccaggcaacagtactggagtggagtgccattgccttctccccatcaaACGAAAGGTTCACAATTGttcaagcaaaaatgaaaaagcaaaggagctgCCTTCGGCTGGCAGACAGGGACACTGCGGAGGGAAAGGGACCCTGGGGCTGTGACCTCTGCAGGGTCAGCCAGGCtcaccccagccctgctccccagACTGCGGGCCGTGGCTGCCtccatttctccatctgtaaaatgggccaaTGATTGCCTATCTCTCAGGGCCGAGCCTGATGGCAGGTGAATGTGCTGAGCGTTGAGTGATGGCACCAGCATGGCTCCCCTGGTGACCAAGACTGAACAGAAAAGTGACTCAAAGGGCATGCCTGCCGCCCTCGCCATACGCACCGTTCTTCTCCAAGAACCTGAGCGCGTCCACATATCCTTGAAGGCACAGCTCTCCAAGCATCTGTGGACAAACCACGTGACGTGAACCGCAGGCGGAGTCACTAAGCGGCAATCCTTCCAGCAGCGCCTGAAGACGGCAGGCACAGAGCCAGGAACCCCCGAGCTCCGAGTCGACGCCGCCTGTGGACAGGGTTCTGCGCTCCCCGGAAGAGGCAGCCCTTCTTCCTCGCAGGACTCCCCTCGAAGGACACCCGCTCCGCGTGCAGCCTGGACTGGCATCCCAACATGACGGGAGCTGGTTCCTCTGGTGTCCTTTGGTCCCTGGATGAGCCTCCATCCTCACAAATACCGGGGCCTGATCTGCTTGTCATGGGACACTGAGCTGCCTCCTCTGCACTCAAACCACATGGGCACCCGATGCTGTGGTCCAGCCTTATCTCTACCCATGACGACACGCCTTCACGTACGCTGTATGGCATGGCCTTCTTTCTCCCCAGAGAGCTGTCACTGTGCAGATTCTACCAACTTTCTTACTATATTAGGGTGGTAAGTTCCAGCACACTATAGTGACAGTCAAAACAAAAGATTAAATGGGGAATTTcccggtggtccagcggttaagagtcCACGCTCTCAGGCCAaggactcgagttcaatccctcaAGATGCTACAAGTCTCAAGGCCcagctggggaaaaaaaggaaaagattaaacCACCAAACGCAGTGTAATTCTTGACCATGGCTGCCAATAATCACTGGGGGCCTcacctggtggtctggtggctcagGCTCTGCACGCCCAAGGCAGGGGGTGTCGAcctccggtcagggaactagatcttgtgccacaactaagacccagtgcagccaaattaattaatttaaaaagaatcatcgggataattaaataataaaaacaaaacaccctaCTGCCCAGGCTGTGATGTGCTATggtcggtcatgtccaactcaatTGCTCCTTtgccttgggatttcccaggcaagaatactggagtggcttgccatttctttctccaggggatcttaccaacccagggaccaaaccccagtctcttgcatctcctgcattggcagatggatccaGGCTGTGGATACTTAAGCCACAGCCCCTGGAAGTGAGATCTCAGTGGCAACCCCCAGCCCTCCGTTCCAATGGCCCCAGGGGATTCCGGTGGCCAGCGGGAGGCAGCCCTGAACTGAGCTCCTTTCCAAGGATGGGCTTTGTTGCTGTTGGTCCATCAGTGTGGGGAACAGCTGCTGCTCtgctcactcagtcatctccgactctttgtgaccctttggactgtagcccgccaggctcctctgtccgggggatttttcaggcaagaattatggagtggcttcccatttccttcccccaactcagggatcgaacccacatctcccgagtctcctgcatttcaggcagattcttcacccagtgagccatccgggaagcctGAACAGCTGCTGGGTCGCCTGGCAAGGAGGGACGCAAAGGGGAGAACAGCACCCCCAGAACTCACAGCCCCCTCTCACCTTGACATCCAGCATTAACAGCGACCGGAACATCAGGTAGAGGTTCTCTGTGCAGAAGTGCATGTTGAGCTTGGTGAACCCTTCGTTAAGAAAGAACGTGGACTTGACTTTGGGGCAGATGTCGCTCTCCCCATAGAAGGGGGACACAGTGATGGTCTTTTTGGAATCAACGAAGGGCATGATATCACTTACTCCTCCGTCCACATATCGCTTTTAAGGGAGAGGACAAAAAAAAGGACACATTGTCATTAGTTCTAGGCTGGAGTTCTCTGTGTGCTTCAGATTAGGGATAGAGACTTCTCAGAGCCGCAGGGAGACCTAGTGAGAGACCAGGGAGTTTGGAACAACTCTTGCAGCAAATCCCCAGCGAGCATTTCTGTGCCAGGCCAGGCTGCAGGCTGGCACTCAGGACTGCCACATGCTGTTAGCGAGCATTTCTGTGCCAGGCCAGGCTGCAGGCTGGCACTCAGGACTGCCACATGCTGTTACGCAGCGCGCGCGCTGCACCAGAACAGTGCCGGGTGAAGAGGCACACGGAGGCTGGCGCCTGGCCACGTTGCTGTGCCCAGTCACGAGCGACCCCAGGCGAGTCCATGTAATTCGCATCCACTAGGGGCGCTGAGCGCACTCAGGGTAGAGTGTGATGTAGATGGCGCCAGAGAGAGACAGATGGTCATGGGTTCGATTCCCGAGGCCCCCTGCTGCTTGAGCGATCTTGGACGAGACACCTAACCTGTGGTCCTGACTCTCTGTCCACACCTGGGCAATGAGAACCAGCACTGGAGACTTAAATGACACGGCAAACCCAGGACTTGCGCTTAAAAACTGGCATCTTATCCCACAGGAAAGGAGCATCTGGGTAAGCACTGTGAGAATCCATTTTCCTATATTCCATGTAAGCGCTCAGGAACtctgttgtgtccagctgtttacgaccccatggactgtggcccgccagactcctctgcccatgggattctccaggcaagaatacctggaaTGGGggtgccatctcctactccaagtgatcttcccgacccaggaatcaaacccaaactcttgcatctcctgcattggcaggcaggtctttatcactgtgccacctgggaagtcctcctaTTAATGTATTCATAGCCTCAAACAACCTTAGTGCCCACGGCCAGGCTGGGGCAGCAAGGTTGTGCTACAGTTTGGATCGAGTCTAGACCTATGAAGCCAACATCTTGAATGATTCCCGAACCTCAAACCATCATAGTCTAGCTGTCGTTGcccatggtgggggtgggggagccttcAAATATCACAAGGGGGAGGCTTTCCCCAGCCAGTCCTTCCAAAGGGAGACATGCCAGGGCACACTTTGGCCTAATGTGAGTCCCGGACAGGATTGGGCATGCTCAGGCACGCCTTCGGGATCAGGAGAGTCCTCCCTTGAGGCCCACAGTGATCAGCTGTGCACACACACCACTAGTTTCTGCATCGTAGCTGTTTGTCATCGTCAGATCCCTCACTGGCAGAAAGGGACTCGGAACCCAACATCAGCAAAGTTGAGATTGAGATGGGCAGAAGCAAGGGACTGTTTTTCCAattgttttgtatgtttttaattcaTGTTTGCTGGAGCCTAGGTGCTTCCCACTGTCGTCTTactttctgttgtacaacaacgGGCAgctcttatacacacacacacatcccctctTTTGCCGCTCAAGGTCTACTGTAAAGTCCAATGACTCCTCCGTCCTGTGGGGTTTTCCTCCAGCCTGAACTTTCCTGGAGGAATGTTCTGAGTTTGCTCAGTGGAATCCCAAGAACACTCTGCTCTGACTTTCAGCAGGTTTTgtctgaggacactgaggctgtgACTGTGTGTGGCCCACGGCCGGGGCGGCCAAGGGGAAGTGCAAAGATGACAATGACAACAACGACAAAACAACCCACATTTACCTAATACTTAAGAGTGCCGGCCTCTGTGCCGGGCACTTCAGTGCATTATTGCAGGTAAGTTCCACGAAAGTGCAACAACTGCACACTATTATTGACTCCCAGTTTGCAATTCTTTCTAAGACTTAAGAAATGTGTCCAGAGACTTTTCTGGAGGCTCGGTggctaagatcccacactcccaatacaggggggcCGGCTTCAGtagctggtcagggaactagaccggGGACACCACAGCTAAGCATTTGCATGCCACAACCGAAGAGCCAGAGttccgcaactaagacccggcacagccaaatcagcaaataaatgttagaaagaaagaaaggaacggATCAACGTGGCCCAGCTAACATGGGCTAAAGCAGACACTCGATTCTAGGTTTGTCTGCCAGGCAGGGGCTGTGAGAACCACAGGTGACCGCTTCATGGCTCCaggcctcggttttctcatctgtaaataggGCCAGCTGTGTGTCTGTCCGGCGGAAGCTCCGGGGCACGAGTGAGCCTATTCGCAACCTGCCTTTGCAAGTCGCTTTGCAGTGTGAGGCCCGCACTGCTGTTAAAGCGTGAACCGAAAGGGCTTCTGAAGTGCCTTCCTGCTGAGACATGGGGATGTCTCGTCTTCTCTCCCACAGCTGTGACAACCTAAACGGTCTCCAGACGTCGCCAGATGTCCCGGGACAAGGGACAGAATTATCTGACAACCACTGCCCTAGAAGGAGGCTGCCAGGTGGTCCAGCATCCAGCCCAGAGTCTGTAGGACCGACACCTCAACTTCTGCTCTTCCTCCTGAGCCAGTGCTCAGGAACAGCCACATGTGTCTACACCGGAGTTGAATCACAGCCCTGTCGGAAGCCTCTGCCCAAAGCCATGGACCGAAAAAGACAGAGTCAGAGGCAGAGAGGATTGAAACTCTCAGCTCCTCAGAATTAAACCTTAAGTGAGTAAATTGACTCTTGAGCAACTTATACTCTAAGTAGGCCACTGGGCACCTATGTCGGTGCTCATGTGGAGATAATGTGAACAGCTTACGTTACAGGTGAGCAGTTAATTATCCCACACAAAGTCAGTTTTGCTTCAAGAGAGCTTGGAAGGGGTTCAGCTGTGGAACCTCTGTCTGAAGGCTGAGAGGCAAAAGGCTTTCTTCATTTAGGGACAGGTCTCAGGGGCCCAGGGTGCCTGAGCCCAGGgccttgtcttccttttttttttccaagatgcTTAGTACGGGatttagttcctggaccagggatagaccCAGGCCCTTGggagtgaaagtgcagagtcttaaccactggaccaccagggaattcccagaaacaCCGTTGAAAAGTGGACTTACCACGCCTCTGAAGGAAGGGGGGATCCAGCCACAGATGAAAGGGACGTAGGAGGAACAGCACAAGGCCTGCGAAGGCAAAAGAGAGTGAAACCACAGCACAGCCCAGACCAGGCGGCCTTTTACTCCCTGGGCCTTCACAAGCCTTCTACAAGCAAGGACAGCAATAAGCCTGAAAGCGCTGCTGGCAGAGCAGGTGCTTTTCTGAATGGTTGGATGAAGATGAGCCTGCCCACACACTTATTACTTCAGCGTGCTTGTGTGCTacgtcacatccgactctttgtgacccgcatggaccgtagcccaccacgctcctctgtccatgcggttttccaggcaagaacactggagtggagtgccattgccttctctgggagattAGATCAGGGCTTTGCAATTACTGACactcatcagaatcacctggaaagcttGGCCAATCACAGACTCGGGGCCCCACCCCTAAGATTCTGATGAGGCAGGCTGGAGGCGGGGCCTGAGAGCCTGCACTTCTAAAACACCCCCAGGAGATACTGCTGCTGCGGGTCCCCGGGGGACCACGCTCTGCATCTCACCGAGCTAGCGAGCACTAAATTAAGCATGATGTAACACTGGTGCAATGAGAGAAAAGGGCTCCTGTGGGAATGCACAGGTGCTGGGACCTAGAAAATGCTCCCAGAAACAAGGTTAAGTGGAAGACGACACTGGCTGCTGAGAAGCAGCTGGTTATATTCGCCAGGCAGCTGGCTCGTATGGACCTGTGTTAAGTGAAATGACGCCCAAGGCATTCTCACAAAAGACTCAGCCAAACCAAACGGCATTTTGATATCGCCAATGATCTTCTCTGTGCTAGAGCCAGAGGACAGAGGTAACCAAGACACGCTCCCACCCTTGTGGGCTTCACTGGGCGGGTCCTCATTAAGGAACAGGCATCGTTGGGAGGACGGCCACACACATAAGGTCCCTGGAGCAGGAGGTTATGAACCAAGTCGTGAAGGAGGGGGAGACACTGTTCGAAGCTGACACTGTCTGGGACACCCCAGGTTTGCACAGGCTCTGGACCAGCCCGCTGGAGGCACACAGCTTCCATCACTCTGGTGCAGGAAGCCAACCTGCATCACGGGCAGCCAGGTTCTCCTGCATCTTAAGTAAAACATGGGGCAGACTGGCTTACAACAGCCCCTCCCTGTGTTGCTTCCAAAACGAAATGGCCCTTCCGACTCGACAGTACCCAGATAAGCCGCTTACGTCCACGACTTCGTCTTTGGAATGAAAATCCGACACCAGCACGTTTTTTCCGTCGGACACTCTGGTAAGTGAGACGACCATCTTGCCCGAGACAAGCTGGTGGACGTTGTCAGGGAGGTGTCTCTGGAGACCGTCTCGGATGTGCTTGCTCAAACTGAAGCCTGGGTGGACGATCCCGAATTTCTGGCTTCTGGCGCTCCGGGTGAGGTCCACGAGGATCTGCAACGTCTGGTCTGGGTGGGGGGTGAAGTGGAGGATGGGcagggaggggaagaagggagggggaggggtggagagagaaATATGCAAAGGAATGTACCACCCTGGAGGTGGCCATTGCTTTGCGGTGGGACCAGAAACCTGATGGCAAGGAAGCTGCCAACCCTCTCCTTTGTCTAGGCCTGGGCTGCCGGATCGGGCCGGTGGTTCCTGAGCCTGAGATGTGGTTAGTCCACACTGATGGGTAAAAGACGCACGGGATCCCGAGGGCTTAGAATGACGATCACAACAACAAAACGCTGACTATCGCATGGGTAATGTTTTGTGTTGATTAGACGTGAAAACGGCAATATTTGGGCTACACTGGGATAAATCAAACACATTTCactgatgtcttttatttcttccacgtggttcaatggacatgaatttaagcaaattccaggaaatactgaaggacagggaagcctggtgtgctgcagtccacggggtggcaaagaatcagacacgacttgcTGACTGAACCACAACTAGGAAATAAAGATACACATAATCCTGTTGGTCAGAGCCGTTCTTGACCCTCCCGGGCCAGAGGAACGAGCCTCCAGAGGCCCAGGGAGCCCTCCCTTCGTCTTCATCCCTCCATCAAGGCCAGATGCCAGGAACCCACAGCATCAGAGCTTGAGCATGGATGGGCCTAACCCTGCAGGGAGCAGAGAGCAAGCGCAGGctgggacctgagtttgaatcctgtctCTACCGCTTACTAGCTGAGCAACTTCAACACGTTACATCACTGCTTCTGAGCCTCAGACAGTATGTTTTTAATGTGGGACAACACTCACCTACATTCTGGAGACGGAGAAGATTAGGTACACTAAAATCTGTACACGGTCAACCCGGAGGAAGCACCTCGTAAATTTCTAGACTTAACTTTCAAAAAcacatttgcttatttatttgctgcaccaggtcttgtTGCGGCACATGGAACTGTGTGAAGATCTTTGATCGTCACTGTGCAGGCCAGTTCTTCCCAGGCAGCATGCAAATTCCCAGTGCAGCATGAGAAcccttagttgtgacatgtgggatctagttccccaaccagggacgcaacctgggtcccctgcattggcagcacggagtcttagctactggaccaccaaggaagtccccagactTAACTCTGAACCTCTGGAAAGGGAGTCACTCAGCcccggggctcctctgtccatggggattctccaggcaagaatactggagtgggccatgccctcctccaggggatcttccccacccagggatcgaacctgggtctcctgcagtgcaggcagattctttaccctctgagccaccaaggacacTTTTAACCTCTAATGCTACAATTGCCAGACCGTCTAGTGGACACAGGGCCCTTTCATGCTCCATCTGACCTCACTCACTGGCCTGGGCCCCTCTGGTGGCCTGCACTGCCCTGGCAGGCAGTGCCAGCCCAAGCCCTGGTCATCCACAGATGCGGGGACGCAGAGGGCCCGGACACACCAGCAGGCCCTGACCCACTTCCGACTCCACTGCGTTCTCCCTGCACATGTGGCCCCTTTGAGGCCAGACAGAAGGCACATGATTGCACAGAGCTGCTTGgttctgccaggctcttcttccAGGTCAGCCCTGGCTGAGAGATGCGCTCAGGAACCCTGCCCAAGCCACAGGCCCTGGGAATGCTCCCCGGAGCTCCCCAAAGTCAGACAGGCAGTTAAAGCAGGAAACCGGGGCTCCCAGACCCTGCGGAGCAGTTCTTGCCAAAACCTCCAGACCCTTTCGGGGGACTTGCTGGTCCCGAGCCTCCCCCTGCAAGCCCAGCCGCTCCGCTGCACCTGTCCTCTACCTGTGAACCTCCTCCAGGCTGGATTCGGCCAACTTCCGGTGCTGGGGTCTGTGCATCTGAATCAATGAAACACTGGACTGTGTGCATGTCTCCAGGTCACAAGCCGGAGACGCAAGGGTTGGCTTTTATCACAGCTCAAGTCCAAGCTGTGCAGACTGGCTGTGTGTCCAGTCTAGTCACCCCCGAGGTCACATTTCCTGCTCTTTGCCCCTCTCCCTCTCGATGGAGACGGTTGCCACCGTGGCCTCTCTCCTGGCCTCACGCTCACAATGGGAACTCAGGGCTCACTGATCGCGTCCAATGGCCTCCCTGTCGCTGGCCGAGACCACCTGGCTCTCAGTCCCTGAGTACGGTGGGGTGCCCTCAGCTGTCCCCGGGTAGAGCAAAAAGTAAAGTGTTGAGGCCAGGATGCGCTCGGGTGAGAAGACGCCCGCTTCCAGGGCTCCCCGGCGCCGGGCAAAAAAAGATGCACTGGACGACCCAACTGTTTGGGAGAGACCCCGGCTTTACCCCCGCAGGGCCCGCTTCCAGGCCCGGCTCCCAGCGCGCGCCCCATCCTAGGCAAGATTCAAACAGCCAGGACCTACCCAGCGGGATCCCGGGACGTGGTGGGGAGGATGGGATGGGAACGTCCAGTCGCCCGACGAGGCGCCGAAGAACTTTTGCACTTGGCGGAGGAGGTGCGGGGCGTGCTCGCTCAGGCAGCGGGTCACCCCGATGCAGTAGACGCCCAGGAAGCCGCAGCCGGCGAAGGACAGGCTCCAGCCGCTCTCGGCGTCGTACATAGCGGCGGGAGGTTGGGGCGGTGGGCCGGGGTCCGAGCGCGCCGCGGCTCCGTCCGGAGC from Bos mutus isolate GX-2022 chromosome 5, NWIPB_WYAK_1.1, whole genome shotgun sequence includes:
- the PNPLA3 gene encoding 1-acylglycerol-3-phosphate O-acyltransferase PNPLA3, which codes for MYDAESGWSLSFAGCGFLGVYCIGVTRCLSEHAPHLLRQVQKFFGASSGDWTPLDQTLQILVDLTRSARSQKFGIVHPGFSLSKHIRDGLQRHLPDNVHQLVSGKMVVSLTRVSDGKNVLVSDFHSKDEVVDALCCSSYVPFICGWIPPSFRGVRYVDGGVSDIMPFVDSKKTITVSPFYGESDICPKVKSTFFLNEGFTKLNMHFCTENLYLMFRSLLMLDVKMLGELCLQGYVDALRFLEKNGIREGPHPCLSASPAEAESEPRSLEPLLGVATWEAGPEAVELLDHLRLSVLTWDEGVLETLSPELSMALRKAVRNPDGYRNRICNFLPVKIMSYVMLPCTLPVESAIAVVQRLVTWLPDMPGDIQWLWSATSHVCSQAMARLLPASRS